Proteins encoded within one genomic window of Theobroma cacao cultivar B97-61/B2 chromosome 7, Criollo_cocoa_genome_V2, whole genome shotgun sequence:
- the LOC18594462 gene encoding major pollen allergen Ole e 10 isoform X2 produces MMVNGQKSWCVAKPSSDQATLLANINYACSQVDCRVLQRGCPCFTPDNLMNHASIAMNLYYQAKGRNRWNCDFRSSGLVVITDPSYANCIYE; encoded by the exons ATGATGGTAAATGGCCAG AAATCTTGGTGTGTGGCTAAGCCATCATCAGACCAGGCCACTCTTCTGGCAAACATTAACTATGCATGCTCTCAAGTGGATTGCCGAGTTCTGCAAAGGGGTTGTCCTTGCTTCACTCCTGATAATCTGATGAACCATGCTTCTATTGCCATGAATCTTTACTACCAAGCCAAGGGAAGAAACAGGTGGAATTGTGATTTCAGAAGCTCTGGTCTTGTTGTCATCACTGATCCAA GTTATGCTAACTGCATTTATGAGTAG
- the LOC18594462 gene encoding major pollen allergen Ole e 10 isoform X1 produces MAKVAAFSLLLLLVSFTSGGTLMMVNGQKSWCVAKPSSDQATLLANINYACSQVDCRVLQRGCPCFTPDNLMNHASIAMNLYYQAKGRNRWNCDFRSSGLVVITDPSYANCIYE; encoded by the exons ATGGCTAAAGTAGCAGCTTTCTCTCTGTTGCTCCTGCTTGTGTCCTTCACTTCAG GAGGAACTTTGATGATGGTAAATGGCCAG AAATCTTGGTGTGTGGCTAAGCCATCATCAGACCAGGCCACTCTTCTGGCAAACATTAACTATGCATGCTCTCAAGTGGATTGCCGAGTTCTGCAAAGGGGTTGTCCTTGCTTCACTCCTGATAATCTGATGAACCATGCTTCTATTGCCATGAATCTTTACTACCAAGCCAAGGGAAGAAACAGGTGGAATTGTGATTTCAGAAGCTCTGGTCTTGTTGTCATCACTGATCCAA GTTATGCTAACTGCATTTATGAGTAG
- the LOC18594460 gene encoding fatty-acid-binding protein 3, chloroplastic: protein MGGLGSISIPMCIPSQLLNPNRRNNFLGKLSHPCLLFHKSHSLSLSSHFSPQNNKVTETHFTLKASASSSSVGAADYTEEPATKVKFQTSLSLPGCSSSLSLLGTGYREKVFAIIGVKVYAAGLYVNQSILSKLYAWKGWLASQIQDDLSLFKSIFEVPLEKSLQIVLVRDVDGKTFWDALDEAISPRIKAPTPVDQSALSTFRSIFQGRPLNKGTFIFLTWPDPSKMLVAVSSDGMPASTDATIESANVASALFDVFFGDAPVSPSLKTSVANGLASILK from the exons ATGGGTGGACTGGGATCCATTTCAATACCAATGTGCATTCCTTCTCAACTTCTGAACCCCAATCGCAGAAACAACTTTCTCGGAAAACTTTCACACCCATGTCTTTTATTTCACAAATCTCACTCTCTGTCTCTTTCATCTCATTTCTCTCCTCAGAACAACAAAGTAACTGAAACCCATTTCACTTTGAAAGCTTCtgcttcatcttcttcag TAGGAGCTGCAGATTACACTGAGGAACCTGCAACCAAAGTTAAATTTCAGACATCCTTAAGTTTGCCTGGTTGCTCAAGTTCATTGTCTTTGCTTGGAACAG GGTACAGGGAGAAAGTTTTTGCAATCATTGGTGTTAAGGTGTATGCAGCGGGGCTATATGTCAATCAATCCATCTTAAGTAAATTGTATGCCTGGAAGGGATGGTTGGCTTCACAGATTCAAGATGATTTGTCCTTGTTTAAGTCAATCTTTGAGG TTCCTCTGGAGAAATCATTACAGATTGTCCTGGTGAGAGATGTTGATGGTAAAACTTTCTGGGATGCTTTGGATGAAGCCATCTCCCCTAGAATTAAGGCACCAACTCCAGTTGATCAATCTGCTCTCTCCACATTTCGTAGTATTTTCCAAGGACGACCTCTCAACAAAGGAACTTTCATCTTTTTGACTTGGCCGGATCCATCGAAAATGCTT GTTGCTGTCTCATCAGATGGAATGCCCGCTAGCACTGATGCTACAATTGAGTCAGCAAATGTAGCTTCAGCCCTTTTTGATGTATTTTTTGGAGATGCTCCAGTTTCTCCTTCATTGAAAACCTCAGTTGCCAATGGGCTGGCCTCCATTCTCAAGTAA
- the LOC18594459 gene encoding receptor-like serine/threonine-protein kinase At1g78530 encodes MANDLGIAFYIAICCIAFIISKIILWILLYKRWKRKTMIYEEGFSGGKMVMFRSPVLQSVSSDVLLKKTLKLSNKDIIGAGGYGTVYKLMVNDTMAFAVKRLNRGTEDRDKGFERELEAMGDIKHRNIVTLYGYYSAPHYNLLIYELMPNGSLDAFLRGRSMDSKVLNWPTRYKIALGAARGIAYLHHDCIPHIIHRDIKSSNILLDQNMDARVSDFGLATLMEPDKTHVSTFVAGTFGYLAPEYFDTGRATAKGDVYSFGVVLLELLTGKRPTDEAFLEEGTKLVTWVKGVVEERREEYVLDSSLGSCPVDEINNTFNVALMCLETDPSMRPTMAEVVKMLEQIKSEKAVNDC; translated from the exons ATGGCAAATGATCTGGGCATAGCATTTTACATCGCCATATGCTGCATTGCCTTTATTATATCGAAGATCATTCTTTGGATTCTCCTTTATAAGCGATGGAAAAGAAAGACGATGATTTATGAGGAAGGTTTCTCAG GAGGGAAGATGGTGATGTTTAGGTCTCCAGTGTTGCAGTCTGTCTCATCTGATGTGTTGTTAAAGAAGACATTGAAGTTAAGCAACAAAGACATCATTGGTGCTGGAGGGTATGGTACAGTTTACAAATTAATGGTAAATGATACCATGGCCTTTGCTGTGAAAAGGCTAAATAGAGGAACTGAAGATAGAGATAAAGgatttgagagagaattggAGGCAATGGGGGATATCAAGCACCGCAACATTGTAACTCTTTACGGATACTACAGCGCCCCTCACTACAATCTTCTGATATATGAGCTAATGCCTAATGGAAGTTTGGATGCTTTTCTGCGTG GGAGATCAATGGACAGTAAGGTTTTGAATTGGCCAACAAGATATAAAATAGCATTAGGTGCTGCAAGAGGAATAGCATACCTTCACCATGATTGTATCCCCCATATAATCCACAGAGATATCAAGTCAAGCAATATATTACTGGATCAGAACATGGACGCTCGAGTCTCAGATTTCGGACTTGCCACATTGATGGAGCCAGACAAGACTCATGTTTCAACATTTGTGGCTGGAACCTTTGGATATTTAGCCCCAG AATATTTTGATACAGGAAGAGCAACAGCAAAGGGCGATGTTTACAGCTTTGGAGTTGTTTTACTAGAGCTTTTAACAGGAAAAAGGCCAACAGATGAAGCGTTTCTGGAGGAGGGAACAAAACTTGTTACATGG GTAAAGGGAGTTGTTGAAGAAAGGAGGGAAGAATATGTGCTTGACAGTAGCTTAGGTTCTTGTCCTGTGGATGAGATTAACAATACTTTCAATGTAGCATTAATGTGCCTTGAAACAGATCCCTCCATGAGGCCTACAATGGCTGAGGTTGTTAAGATGCTGGAGCAGATAAAGTCGGAGAAAGCTGTTAATGATTGTTAA
- the LOC18594457 gene encoding probable purine permease 11, with the protein MDAIEAQQDSKSEIGTLLPDEASTATDQLSMFIPDKRWKWWVLVVLNIAFLLLGQSVAVLLGKFYFKHGHSKWLGALVQTAGFPVLFLALVFFPSPKNLPSICNNTSQPSLLSLILVYFSLGCLLAIDNFLYSVGLWSLPISTYSLICASQLVFNAIFSLVINSEKLTILILKSVTLLIISASLVAIHPDSSEREAEKHSGGKKERVIGILCTVGASAAYALLLSLTQFCFEKVLKKESFSVVFEMQIYTSLVSTFVCIVGLFASSEWKKLNSEMETFKETFKNGRVLYVLSLVGAALAWQICTVGVVGLIFLVSSLFSNFVSMLCLPFVPVVGVLFYHEKMDGIKVLAMLLTIWGFASYLYQQYLDDNKPKDKETGPTPGIEESKLDGSADALDGIADKLV; encoded by the exons ATGGATGCGATTGAAGCTCAGCAAGACAGCAAATCAG AAATTGGAACACTTCTTCCAGATGAAGCTTCCACTGCCACTGATCAACTTTCAATGTTCATACCCGATAAGCGCTGGAAATGGTGGGTTCTTGTGGTACTCAACATTGCCTTTCTCTTGCTTGGTCAATCCGTTGCTGTCCTTCTAGGCAAATTCTATTTCAAACATGGACACAGTAAATGGCTGGGGGCACTTGTGCAAACAGCTGGATTTCCAGTCCTCTTTCTCGCACTGGTATTTTTTCCTTCCCCTAAAAACTTGCCAAGTATCTGCAACAACACAAGCCAGCCTTCACTTCTCAGTCTTATTTTGGTTTACTTTTCCCTTGGTTGTCTACTAGCTATAGACAACTTCTTGTATTCAGTAGGCCTTTGGTCTCTTCCAATTTCAACATATTCTCTCATTTGCGCAAGCCAATTGGTATTTAACGCGATATTTTCCTTGGTTATCAATTCTGAAAAGCTCACAATCCTAATACTGAAGTCGGTAACCCTTCTAATCATATCAGCTTCATTGGTTGCAATTCATCCTGATTCTTCTGAACGTGAAGCTGAGAAACATTCCGGAGGAAAGAAAGAACGTGTCATTGGTATCTTATGCACTGTTGGTGCTTCAGCAGCCTACGCTTTATTGCTTTCCCTTACACAATTTTGCTTCGAAAAAGTACTGAAGAAGGAATCATTTTCTGTTGTATTCGAAATGCAAATCTACACATCCTTGGTTTCTACTTTTGTTTGCATAGTGGGATTGTTTGCAAGTTCAGAATGGAAGAAGCTAAATTCTGAGATGGAGACATTTAAAGAGACATTTAAAAATGGGAGGGTGCTTTATGTCCTGAGTTTGGTTGGAGCAGCTTTAGCTTGGCAGATTTGTACAGTTGGGGTTGTGGGATTAATCTTTCTGGTGTCTTCTCTCTTCTCCAATTTTGTTAGTATGCTGTGTCTGCCATTTGTTCCTGTGGTCGGTGTGCTGTTTTATCATGAAAAAATGGATGGCATCAAGGTATTGGCCATGTTGTTGACAATTTGGGGTTTTGCTTCTTATCTCTACCAGCAATACCTTGATGATAATAAGCCAAAGGACAAAGAAACTGGTCCAACTCCAGGAATTGAAGAGTCCAAGCTTGATGGAAGTGCTGATGCGCTTGATGGAATTGCTGATAAGCTTGTCTGA